Proteins found in one Thermaerobacter subterraneus DSM 13965 genomic segment:
- a CDS encoding DUF4236 domain-containing protein produces the protein MGWYLRKSFRLAPGVRLNLSRSGLGVSVGTRGARIGVGPRGAYVHAGTGGIYYRKTLAPPARRRGRRHREAAQAAPATTVRSFPDGRVDGGPATGALGCLGLVLLLVATGVPWLWPLAVGTLAAALFLSWKDGQLVRTWQQAAAACQAGRWEEGRRLVEPLLSRHPEEADLWLLWGLILWQAGQEAEAAGALLRIDACPDTLGRLAGRTRTAWEVEFRPWPLRVELPSAPGVDLLQAYLLARTGRHAEALAQLDGALALNPGFHAARLLKALILVEGHRGREATGSGPAGSSPGAGAAAGPGAGAGDALHQAVALLQDIPRDDALYLWAVAIMGQAFREAGHPDLAVATLRTATRFRRDPEALKAIRYQMALAYRDLGDLRRAREQLARIVTEDIGYRDARQLLERWGGTARGGRDPRPGGGGRGGRPAPARVPGRQEPGAGQDEPASRGS, from the coding sequence ATGGGCTGGTACCTGCGCAAGAGCTTCCGCCTGGCCCCTGGAGTGCGGCTCAACCTGTCCCGCTCCGGTCTGGGGGTGTCGGTGGGCACCCGGGGCGCCCGCATCGGCGTCGGCCCCCGAGGAGCTTACGTCCACGCCGGCACCGGCGGGATCTATTACCGCAAGACCCTGGCTCCCCCCGCCCGGCGCCGGGGCCGCCGCCACCGGGAGGCGGCGCAGGCTGCTCCCGCCACGACCGTGCGGTCGTTCCCCGACGGCCGGGTGGACGGCGGGCCGGCCACCGGCGCCCTGGGCTGCCTCGGCCTGGTGCTGCTCCTGGTGGCCACCGGCGTACCGTGGCTCTGGCCGCTGGCCGTGGGCACCCTGGCGGCCGCGCTGTTCTTGTCCTGGAAGGACGGGCAGCTGGTGCGCACCTGGCAGCAGGCCGCCGCAGCCTGCCAGGCCGGGCGCTGGGAAGAGGGCCGGCGGCTGGTGGAACCCCTGCTGTCCCGGCATCCCGAGGAGGCGGACCTGTGGCTGCTCTGGGGTCTCATCCTCTGGCAGGCCGGGCAGGAGGCCGAGGCCGCCGGCGCCCTGCTGCGCATCGACGCCTGCCCCGACACCCTGGGACGGCTGGCCGGGCGCACCCGCACCGCCTGGGAGGTGGAGTTCCGGCCCTGGCCCTTGCGGGTCGAGCTGCCGTCGGCACCGGGCGTCGACCTGTTGCAGGCGTACCTGCTGGCACGCACCGGCCGCCATGCCGAAGCCCTGGCCCAGCTGGACGGCGCTCTGGCCCTGAACCCCGGGTTTCATGCCGCCCGGCTGCTCAAGGCCCTGATCCTGGTGGAAGGGCACCGGGGCCGCGAGGCCACGGGTAGCGGGCCGGCCGGTTCGTCCCCCGGTGCCGGAGCCGCCGCCGGCCCCGGCGCCGGGGCCGGCGACGCCCTGCACCAGGCCGTGGCCCTCTTGCAGGACATCCCCCGGGACGATGCCCTCTATCTATGGGCGGTGGCGATCATGGGCCAGGCCTTCCGGGAAGCCGGCCACCCTGACCTGGCGGTGGCCACCCTGAGGACCGCGACCCGCTTCCGGCGCGACCCGGAGGCATTGAAGGCGATCCGCTACCAGATGGCTCTGGCCTACCGCGACCTGGGCGATCTGCGCCGGGCGAGGGAACAGCTGGCCCGAATCGTCACCGAAGACATCGGCTACCGGGACGCCCGGCAGTTGCTCGAACGATGGGGCGGGACCGCCCGGGGCGGCCGGGATCCCAGGCCGGGAGGAGGCGGCCGGGGAGGGCGGCCCGCCCCGGCCCGCGTCCCTGGCCGGCAAGAACCGGGCGCTGGCCAGGACGAGCCCGCGTCCCGGGGCAGCTGA
- a CDS encoding alpha,alpha-trehalose-phosphate synthase (UDP-forming) yields MSLVVVANREPLRREGDGWVPAVGGLATALLPVLERRGGAWVAWGEKDAGSLPLLHYPPAAPRFAVHRLFLPPREVAGSYHGMANRTLWPLAHYLLDRVEIRRDFLTAYRSTNRRFAEAVLSLWDDPHIPVWVQDYHLMLVPALLRAARPQGRIGFFWHIPWPPPEVWQVLPWLEELLAGVLGADLVGLHTAEYVDNFLATCRLLPGAVVRGQRVLWQGRAVRVEAHPIGIDTARFRRWAAEPRIRERAARLRRAAGGRFVLVGVDRLDYTKGIPERLAAWERLLEQHPQWRGQATLYQIAVPSRTRLESYRQLKRRVDEQVGRINGAFMQDGWLPVRYLYRAFPPQELVAFYLAADVALVTPLRDGMNLVAQEYAWVTENGVLVLSNLAGAAAVLPEALRVNPYDVDGLAETLHGILASLAEGRGRRTWEARRAALKERVAALDVHGWAARFLASLEQAPAVPAGPPRRSAAAPGAATAAPEGPLGGGSPGGSA; encoded by the coding sequence GTGTCCCTGGTGGTGGTGGCGAACCGCGAGCCCCTCCGGCGGGAGGGCGACGGCTGGGTCCCGGCCGTAGGGGGCCTGGCCACGGCCCTCCTCCCCGTCCTGGAGCGGCGGGGCGGGGCCTGGGTCGCCTGGGGTGAGAAGGACGCCGGCTCCCTGCCCCTTCTCCACTATCCTCCCGCGGCACCCCGCTTCGCCGTGCACCGGCTCTTCCTGCCGCCGCGGGAAGTGGCCGGCTCGTACCACGGCATGGCCAACCGCACCCTGTGGCCCCTGGCCCACTACCTGCTGGACCGGGTGGAGATCCGCCGCGACTTTCTCACCGCCTACCGGTCGACCAACCGCCGCTTCGCCGAGGCCGTGCTCTCCCTGTGGGACGATCCCCACATCCCCGTCTGGGTGCAGGACTACCACCTGATGCTGGTCCCCGCCCTGCTGCGCGCCGCCCGGCCCCAGGGTCGCATCGGCTTCTTCTGGCACATCCCCTGGCCGCCGCCCGAGGTGTGGCAGGTCTTGCCCTGGCTGGAGGAGCTGCTGGCCGGCGTGCTGGGCGCCGACCTGGTCGGCCTTCACACCGCCGAGTACGTGGACAACTTCCTCGCCACCTGCCGCCTGCTGCCCGGTGCCGTGGTGCGGGGCCAGCGGGTGCTCTGGCAGGGGCGGGCCGTGCGGGTGGAGGCCCACCCCATCGGCATCGACACCGCCCGGTTCCGCCGGTGGGCCGCCGAGCCCCGCATCCGGGAGCGGGCCGCCCGCCTTCGCCGTGCCGCCGGCGGCCGGTTCGTCCTCGTGGGGGTCGACCGGCTGGATTACACCAAGGGCATCCCAGAACGCCTGGCGGCCTGGGAGCGGCTGCTGGAGCAGCACCCCCAGTGGCGGGGCCAGGCCACCCTGTACCAGATCGCCGTGCCCAGCCGGACGCGCCTGGAGTCCTACCGCCAGCTGAAGCGGCGGGTCGACGAGCAGGTGGGCCGGATCAACGGGGCCTTCATGCAGGACGGGTGGCTTCCCGTCCGCTACCTCTACCGGGCCTTCCCGCCCCAGGAGCTGGTGGCCTTCTACCTGGCCGCCGACGTCGCCCTGGTCACGCCCCTGCGGGACGGCATGAACCTGGTGGCCCAGGAGTACGCCTGGGTGACGGAGAATGGGGTACTGGTGCTGTCGAACCTGGCCGGGGCGGCGGCGGTATTGCCCGAGGCCCTTCGGGTCAATCCCTATGACGTCGACGGGCTGGCCGAGACCCTGCACGGCATTCTGGCGTCGCTGGCGGAGGGGCGCGGCCGCCGCACCTGGGAGGCGCGGCGGGCCGCCTTGAAGGAGCGGGTGGCCGCCCTGGACGTGCACGGCTGGGCGGCGCGGTTCCTCGCCTCCCTGGAACAGGCGCCGGCGGTGCCCGCGGGCCCGCCCCGGCGGAGTGCGGCGGCCCCTGGGGCAGCGACGGCGGCCCCGGAAGGCCCCCTGGGCGGCGGCTCCCCGGGCGGTTCCGCATGA
- a CDS encoding FAD-dependent oxidoreductase: MPRTPDQDAPFHPLGTPPGTPPAPAQEATIPSPQEPDTNRRPAGGRAPVVVAGGGIAGTAVAFALQPHGPVLLVDDGEFPGLGETRTAVGVLKAVAGHPLLDGWARTTWDFALAQHHHPRSPIRLTFAALNGRPDRAAFLDHLLFLDAMLLLARRSGLQLLTRARVVEPVLRGGRVVGVRVQRPGGPCEAIPAAALVLAPGPRPDSLAMDGLPGGFASRFVRVKDVVIPFRLPEGSRAEPAVYTRRSLIWQFVLGPEPRALLAAARLEGDWAPPSFDQLVALVDDLVTRFDLPGEAELDRTRTLIDLRGPGGLPFAGPVAPLGGAEGLFVLAGLGLEGLSLALGAARQVAAAVTAYTGLAPSPMR, translated from the coding sequence TTGCCCAGGACTCCGGACCAGGACGCCCCGTTCCACCCTCTTGGGACCCCGCCGGGGACGCCACCGGCCCCTGCCCAGGAAGCGACGATCCCATCACCCCAGGAGCCGGACACGAACCGCCGGCCGGCGGGCGGGCGCGCACCCGTGGTGGTGGCCGGCGGCGGCATCGCCGGCACGGCCGTGGCCTTCGCCCTGCAGCCCCATGGGCCCGTGCTCCTGGTCGACGACGGCGAGTTCCCGGGTCTGGGCGAAACCCGCACGGCCGTGGGGGTGCTGAAGGCCGTGGCGGGTCATCCCCTGCTGGACGGGTGGGCCCGCACCACCTGGGATTTCGCCCTGGCCCAGCACCACCACCCCCGCTCCCCCATCCGCCTGACCTTCGCCGCCCTGAACGGGCGGCCGGATCGCGCCGCCTTCCTGGACCACCTCCTGTTCCTCGACGCCATGCTGCTTTTGGCCCGGCGCAGCGGCCTGCAGCTGCTCACCCGCGCCCGGGTGGTGGAACCGGTCCTCCGGGGCGGCCGGGTGGTGGGGGTGCGGGTCCAGCGGCCCGGCGGCCCCTGCGAAGCCATCCCGGCCGCCGCCCTGGTGCTGGCGCCCGGCCCGCGGCCGGACAGCCTGGCCATGGACGGCCTGCCCGGCGGGTTCGCCAGCCGGTTCGTCCGGGTGAAAGATGTGGTGATCCCCTTCCGGCTGCCGGAGGGCAGCCGGGCCGAGCCCGCCGTGTACACCCGGCGCTCCCTCATCTGGCAGTTCGTCCTGGGGCCCGAGCCCCGCGCCCTCCTGGCCGCTGCCCGCCTGGAAGGCGACTGGGCGCCCCCCTCCTTCGACCAGCTGGTGGCCCTGGTGGACGATCTGGTGACCCGCTTCGACCTGCCGGGCGAGGCGGAGCTGGACCGGACCCGCACCCTGATCGACCTGCGGGGTCCCGGCGGCCTGCCCTTTGCCGGCCCCGTGGCTCCCCTGGGCGGGGCCGAGGGGCTCTTCGTCCTGGCCGGGCTGGGGCTGGAGGGCCTGTCCCTGGCCCTGGGCGCCGCCCGCCAGGTCGCCGCCGCGGTGACCGCCTACACCGGCCTGGCCCCATCCCCCATGCGGTAA
- a CDS encoding DUF6230 family protein, translated as MSYAVTTGTFSRRRFWVTFGISMAVLGAMLFVMMSQGIALAAPLAGIGGVMLEFDRLEGTGFQMLPVTNDTDKAAGVPMARAKIDHLVITNLHLYKDLNVGGKTVRVSITASPVEISGLVQDMTYQEAGSISFNQQTVDEQRGSSPLSMTAPDVVIEDARIVAHYLFQNKAKLPGMKLEVKVID; from the coding sequence ATGTCGTATGCCGTGACCACCGGGACCTTCTCCCGGCGCCGTTTCTGGGTCACCTTCGGCATCTCCATGGCCGTGTTGGGCGCCATGCTGTTCGTCATGATGTCCCAGGGCATCGCCCTGGCGGCCCCGCTGGCGGGAATCGGCGGGGTCATGCTGGAGTTCGACCGGCTGGAAGGCACGGGCTTTCAGATGTTGCCCGTCACCAACGACACCGACAAGGCGGCGGGCGTGCCCATGGCCCGGGCCAAGATCGACCACCTGGTGATCACCAACCTGCACCTGTACAAGGACCTCAACGTGGGCGGCAAGACGGTGCGGGTCTCCATCACTGCGTCGCCGGTAGAGATCAGCGGGCTGGTGCAGGACATGACCTACCAGGAGGCCGGCTCCATCTCCTTCAACCAGCAGACGGTCGACGAGCAGCGCGGCAGCAGCCCGCTGTCCATGACCGCACCCGATGTGGTGATCGAGGACGCCAGGATCGTCGCCCACTACCTGTTCCAGAACAAGGCCAAGCTGCCCGGGATGAAGCTGGAGGTCAAGGTGATCGACTGA
- a CDS encoding FAD binding domain-containing protein — translation MIPSAFAYHRPESLDEVFRLLAQYGDGAKLLAGGHSLLPAMKLRLAQPQVLIDLGRVRELSGISVEPDGALRLGALTTHHQVTTDATIRRHAPLLSEVAGVIGDMQVRYRGTLGGSIAHADPAADYPAALLALEAEIEVAGPGGGRTIPAGEFFFGPFITALQPDEVVTAVRIPAAAGGDRGWSWGYRYLKMARRASDFALVGVAAAVARDGEGAAAAVRVALNGVTGAAYRASAVEEHLTGRVPTAELLAEAAQRAVEGVDVDGDALTSAEYRAHLARVYTRRALEEAWQRAGGEGAMAAD, via the coding sequence GTGATCCCCAGCGCCTTCGCCTATCACCGGCCGGAAAGCCTGGATGAGGTGTTCCGGCTGCTGGCGCAGTACGGCGACGGGGCCAAGCTTTTGGCGGGCGGGCACAGCCTGCTGCCCGCCATGAAGCTGCGCCTGGCCCAGCCCCAGGTCCTGATCGACCTGGGCCGGGTCCGGGAACTGTCCGGGATCTCGGTGGAACCGGACGGCGCCCTGCGCCTGGGGGCCCTGACGACCCACCACCAGGTGACGACGGACGCCACCATCCGCCGGCATGCGCCCTTGCTGTCCGAAGTGGCCGGGGTGATCGGCGACATGCAGGTGCGTTACCGCGGCACCCTGGGCGGCAGCATCGCCCACGCCGACCCTGCGGCCGACTACCCCGCGGCCCTCTTGGCGCTCGAGGCGGAGATCGAAGTGGCCGGGCCCGGCGGGGGGCGGACGATCCCGGCGGGGGAGTTCTTCTTCGGCCCCTTCATCACCGCCTTGCAGCCGGATGAGGTGGTGACGGCCGTCCGCATTCCGGCGGCTGCCGGCGGGGACCGGGGATGGAGCTGGGGGTACCGCTACCTGAAGATGGCCCGCCGGGCTTCCGACTTTGCCCTGGTGGGCGTCGCCGCCGCCGTGGCCCGGGACGGGGAGGGGGCTGCGGCCGCGGTCCGGGTGGCCCTGAACGGGGTGACGGGGGCGGCCTACCGGGCGTCGGCGGTGGAAGAGCACCTCACGGGCCGGGTCCCCACGGCGGAGCTTCTGGCGGAGGCCGCCCAGCGGGCGGTGGAAGGCGTGGACGTGGACGGGGACGCCCTGACCTCCGCCGAGTACCGGGCCCATCTGGCCCGGGTGTACACCCGCCGGGCGCTGGAAGAAGCCTGGCAGCGGGCCGGCGGGGAGGGGGCCATGGCCGCCGACTGA
- a CDS encoding xanthine dehydrogenase family protein molybdopterin-binding subunit, with translation MVPVAGIGARLKRKEDPRLITGSGTYTDDIKLPGMVHVAVVRSPHAHARIRGIHTAAARSAPGVVAVLTGEELKQGLQAPLPCAWLYEGLKNPPHWPLAIDVVRHVGEGVAVVVAETRAAARDAAALVEVDYEPLPAVVDPERAMDPGAPRVHAEFDSNVAYTWEAAGGDVEAAFREADVVIRQRHLQQRLVPMALEPRAVVADCHPATGELTVWSTTQIPHLLKINLCGILGVPEHQMRVIAPEVGGGFGAKLNVYPEEVIVPFLARRLRRPVKWVEDRRENFVATIHGREGIIDVEVAARRDGEILGMRINWICDLGAYNQLNTPYIPILGLIVSPGPYRHKHHAIKITGVFTNKTPTDAYRGAGRPEATHFLERTIDRLADELGLDPAEVRRKNFVRKDEFPYTNPVGITYDSGDYHAALDKALEAVGYEELKREQAERRRRGDRLQLGIGISSYIEACGLAPSAALAGTFYGGNLFESAQVRVHHTGKVTVYTGSSAHGQGHETAWSQIVASELGIPPEDVEVLHGDTGRGPIGLGTYGSRSAAVGGIALYHALQKVKKKAALIAAHQLECSPEDLEFVDGEFRVKGAPQRALKFTQIAAAANLASHINFPPGLEPGLEETAFWQPENFTFPFGTHVCVVEVDTEDGRTRILRYVCVDDCGNVINPLLAEGQVHGGIAQGIAQALFEELVYDENGQPVNASLMEYAVPTAAELPSFESHFTCTPSPVNPLGVKGIGEAGTIAATPAVVNAIVDAVSHLGVRHIDMPCKPERVWRAIQQAQEAAAAAEGGEGR, from the coding sequence ATGGTGCCGGTTGCAGGCATTGGCGCGCGGCTCAAGCGCAAGGAAGACCCCCGCTTGATCACGGGCTCGGGCACATATACCGACGACATCAAGCTGCCCGGTATGGTCCACGTGGCCGTGGTGCGCAGCCCCCATGCCCATGCCCGGATCCGGGGGATCCATACCGCCGCGGCCCGCTCGGCACCGGGTGTGGTGGCGGTGCTGACGGGCGAGGAGCTGAAGCAGGGCTTGCAGGCGCCCCTGCCCTGTGCGTGGCTGTACGAGGGGCTGAAGAACCCGCCCCACTGGCCCCTGGCCATCGACGTGGTGCGCCACGTGGGCGAGGGGGTGGCCGTGGTGGTGGCGGAGACCCGGGCGGCGGCCCGGGACGCCGCGGCCCTGGTGGAGGTCGACTATGAGCCGCTGCCGGCCGTGGTCGACCCCGAGAGGGCCATGGATCCGGGCGCCCCCCGGGTCCACGCCGAGTTCGACAGCAACGTGGCCTACACCTGGGAGGCGGCCGGCGGCGACGTGGAGGCCGCGTTCCGGGAAGCCGACGTGGTGATCCGCCAGCGGCACCTGCAGCAGCGGCTGGTGCCCATGGCCCTGGAGCCCCGGGCGGTGGTGGCCGACTGCCACCCGGCCACGGGCGAGCTCACCGTCTGGAGCACCACCCAGATCCCGCACCTGCTCAAGATCAACCTCTGCGGGATCCTGGGCGTCCCCGAGCACCAGATGCGGGTGATCGCCCCGGAGGTCGGGGGCGGCTTCGGGGCTAAGCTCAACGTCTACCCGGAGGAGGTCATCGTCCCCTTCCTGGCCCGCCGGCTGCGGCGCCCCGTGAAGTGGGTGGAGGACCGCCGGGAGAACTTCGTCGCCACCATCCACGGGCGGGAGGGCATCATCGACGTGGAGGTGGCCGCCCGGCGCGACGGCGAGATCCTGGGCATGCGGATCAACTGGATCTGCGACCTGGGGGCCTACAACCAGCTGAACACGCCCTACATCCCCATCCTGGGACTCATCGTCTCGCCCGGACCCTACCGCCACAAGCACCACGCCATCAAGATCACCGGAGTCTTCACCAACAAGACGCCCACCGACGCCTACCGGGGCGCCGGCCGGCCCGAGGCCACCCACTTCCTGGAGCGGACCATCGACCGGCTGGCGGACGAACTCGGCCTGGATCCGGCCGAGGTCCGGCGCAAGAACTTCGTGCGCAAGGACGAGTTCCCGTACACCAACCCGGTGGGCATCACCTACGACTCCGGCGACTACCATGCCGCCCTGGACAAGGCGCTGGAGGCCGTAGGGTACGAGGAGCTCAAGCGGGAACAGGCCGAGCGGCGCCGGCGGGGCGACCGGCTGCAGCTGGGCATCGGGATTTCGAGCTACATCGAGGCCTGCGGCCTGGCGCCGTCGGCGGCCCTGGCGGGAACCTTCTACGGGGGCAACCTGTTCGAGTCGGCCCAGGTGCGGGTCCACCACACCGGCAAGGTGACGGTCTACACGGGCTCGTCGGCCCACGGCCAGGGCCACGAGACCGCCTGGTCCCAGATCGTCGCCAGCGAGCTGGGCATCCCGCCGGAAGACGTGGAGGTGCTCCACGGCGACACGGGCCGCGGGCCCATCGGCCTGGGGACCTACGGCAGCCGCTCGGCGGCGGTGGGCGGCATCGCCCTCTACCACGCCCTGCAGAAGGTGAAGAAGAAGGCCGCCCTGATCGCGGCGCACCAGCTGGAGTGCAGCCCCGAGGACCTGGAGTTCGTGGACGGCGAGTTCCGGGTCAAGGGGGCGCCCCAGCGGGCTCTGAAGTTCACCCAGATCGCCGCCGCCGCCAACCTGGCGTCCCACATCAACTTCCCGCCGGGCCTGGAGCCGGGGCTGGAGGAGACGGCCTTCTGGCAGCCGGAGAACTTCACCTTCCCCTTCGGCACCCACGTGTGCGTGGTGGAGGTGGACACCGAGGACGGCCGCACCCGGATCCTGCGGTACGTCTGCGTGGACGACTGCGGCAACGTGATCAACCCGCTGCTGGCCGAGGGCCAGGTCCACGGCGGCATCGCCCAGGGCATCGCCCAGGCGCTGTTCGAGGAGCTGGTCTACGACGAGAACGGCCAGCCCGTCAACGCCTCGCTGATGGAGTACGCCGTGCCGACGGCGGCGGAGCTCCCGTCCTTCGAGTCGCACTTCACCTGCACGCCGTCGCCGGTCAACCCGCTGGGCGTCAAGGGCATCGGGGAGGCGGGCACCATCGCCGCCACGCCGGCGGTGGTCAACGCCATCGTCGACGCCGTCTCGCACCTGGGCGTGCGGCACATCGACATGCCCTGCAAGCCCGAGCGGGTGTGGCGGGCCATCCAGCAGGCCCAGGAAGCGGCGGCGGCCGCGGAAGGGGGGGAGGGGCGGTGA
- a CDS encoding (2Fe-2S)-binding protein, which yields MAATGQEAAGQRVTVTVTVNGRTYTREVEPRTLLVHFLREELGLTGTHVGCDTSNCGACTVHLNGQAVKSCTVLAVQADGAEVVTIEGLARDGRLHPVQEGFWEQHGLQCGFCTPGMIMAAAHLLEVNPNPTEEEIRQGLEGVLCRCTGYQNIVRAVQYAARRLQEQRSAAAD from the coding sequence ATGGCAGCGACCGGCCAGGAAGCGGCCGGCCAGCGGGTGACGGTCACCGTGACGGTCAACGGCCGCACCTACACGCGGGAGGTGGAACCCCGCACCCTCCTGGTCCACTTCCTGCGGGAGGAACTGGGCCTGACCGGCACCCACGTCGGCTGCGACACGTCGAACTGCGGGGCCTGCACGGTCCACCTCAACGGCCAGGCGGTCAAGTCCTGCACCGTGCTGGCGGTGCAGGCCGACGGCGCCGAGGTGGTGACCATCGAAGGCCTGGCTCGGGACGGCCGGCTCCACCCCGTCCAGGAGGGGTTCTGGGAGCAGCACGGCCTGCAGTGCGGCTTCTGCACGCCGGGCATGATCATGGCCGCGGCGCACCTGCTGGAGGTGAACCCCAACCCCACGGAGGAGGAGATCCGCCAGGGGCTCGAGGGCGTCCTCTGCCGCTGCACGGGCTACCAGAACATCGTCCGGGCGGTGCAGTACGCCGCCCGCCGGTTGCAGGAACAGCGCAGTGCGGCCGCCGACTGA
- a CDS encoding uracil-DNA glycosylase, which translates to MNGSQRQPGTVPAAAAVPPCDPVAAAGDAAAAIARIHQDIVACRRCPRLVAYTAQVARTRRRAYRDWDYWGRPVPGFGDPQARLLVVGLAPAAHGANRTGRMFTGDSSGDWLYRALYRAGFASQPTATHRDDGLRLHGAYITAACRCAPPDNKPSREELAACSAFLRRELDVLWPGVRVIVCLGQIAFDAVLRQVRDRGLGWPVEVPPGAGALAGTNRPRPVRPRFRHGGEYRWPAPSRVPTAEDSGDPGDPATPGERPPLPLPVLLASYHPSRQNTQTGRLTEAMFDAVFRRARELVDGGYLPAAPAPAAPGESRREGA; encoded by the coding sequence ATGAACGGTTCCCAGCGGCAACCCGGGACGGTGCCCGCGGCAGCCGCCGTGCCCCCCTGCGATCCCGTCGCGGCGGCGGGGGACGCGGCCGCCGCCATCGCCCGCATCCACCAGGACATCGTCGCTTGCCGGCGCTGCCCCCGCCTGGTGGCCTACACGGCCCAGGTGGCCCGGACCCGGCGCCGGGCCTACCGGGACTGGGACTACTGGGGCCGGCCTGTGCCCGGCTTCGGCGACCCCCAGGCCCGGCTGCTGGTGGTGGGCCTCGCCCCGGCCGCCCACGGCGCCAACCGCACCGGCCGCATGTTCACCGGCGATTCCTCGGGCGACTGGCTCTACCGCGCCCTGTACCGGGCCGGCTTCGCCAGCCAGCCCACGGCCACCCACCGGGACGACGGCCTGCGGCTCCACGGCGCCTATATCACCGCGGCCTGCCGCTGCGCTCCCCCGGACAACAAGCCTTCCCGGGAGGAGCTGGCCGCCTGCAGCGCCTTCCTCCGCCGGGAGCTGGACGTCCTCTGGCCCGGGGTCCGGGTCATCGTGTGCCTGGGGCAGATCGCCTTCGATGCCGTGCTGCGGCAGGTCCGGGATCGGGGCCTGGGCTGGCCTGTGGAGGTTCCGCCCGGAGCCGGTGCCCTGGCCGGGACGAACCGGCCCCGGCCGGTTCGTCCCCGCTTCCGCCACGGGGGCGAGTACCGCTGGCCGGCGCCTTCCCGGGTCCCCACCGCGGAAGACTCGGGGGACCCGGGGGACCCGGCGACCCCTGGGGAGCGTCCCCCGCTCCCCCTGCCCGTGCTGCTGGCCAGTTATCACCCCAGCCGCCAGAACACCCAGACCGGCCGGTTGACGGAAGCCATGTTCGATGCCGTCTTCCGCCGGGCCCGGGAGCTGGTGGACGGCGGGTACCTGCCGGCAGCCCCCGCCCCGGCCGCGCCGGGCGAGAGCCGGAGGGAAGGCGCATGA
- a CDS encoding P1 family peptidase — MTPGAMQRGPFNAITDVAGVRVGHATVIRGEGPLRAGQGPVRTGVTVILPPGDLRSIYDGKFTAAAHVINGFGKALGLAQVTELGRLETPILLTSTLSIWRAADALLDHILAAHPDIGITAPTVNVVAGECNDGWLNDIRGRHVGPAEVAAALAGAAGGPVAEGSVGAGTGVVCYGFKGGIGGASRRWRAALPGAGEVTVTLGGLVLANFGRRRDLTIAGVPVGRLLAGPDEPAARPRPGGQASRPAPARLDPGPEPAGQPGPGAGEGGSVVVILATDAPLSSRQLGRIARRAAAGLARTGTVYWHGSGDFVLAFSTARGYPPYLPDEGAYLNPFFEAAAAVTEEAVIRALVAARPVTGRDGHRVPALPVDQVRRLLEERGIAWDYGPEPEGA, encoded by the coding sequence ATGACGCCCGGGGCCATGCAGCGCGGCCCGTTCAACGCCATCACCGACGTGGCCGGCGTCCGGGTGGGCCACGCCACGGTGATCCGCGGCGAGGGCCCCTTGCGGGCGGGCCAGGGGCCGGTGCGAACGGGCGTCACCGTGATCCTGCCGCCCGGCGACCTGCGCTCCATCTACGACGGCAAGTTCACGGCCGCCGCCCACGTGATCAACGGCTTCGGCAAGGCCCTGGGCCTGGCCCAGGTCACCGAGCTGGGCCGGCTCGAGACACCCATTCTCCTGACCAGCACCCTTTCGATCTGGCGGGCCGCCGACGCCCTGCTGGATCACATCCTGGCCGCCCACCCTGACATCGGCATCACGGCCCCCACGGTCAACGTGGTGGCGGGCGAGTGCAATGACGGCTGGCTGAACGACATCCGCGGCCGTCATGTGGGTCCGGCGGAGGTGGCGGCGGCGCTGGCGGGGGCCGCCGGCGGCCCGGTGGCGGAGGGCAGCGTGGGCGCGGGGACGGGCGTGGTCTGTTACGGCTTCAAGGGGGGAATCGGCGGCGCCTCCCGGAGGTGGCGGGCCGCCTTGCCCGGTGCCGGCGAGGTGACGGTCACCCTGGGCGGCCTGGTGCTGGCCAACTTCGGCCGCCGGCGCGATCTCACCATCGCCGGGGTCCCCGTGGGCCGGCTGCTGGCCGGCCCCGACGAACCGGCCGCCCGGCCCCGGCCGGGCGGCCAGGCTTCCCGGCCGGCCCCTGCCCGGCTCGACCCGGGGCCGGAGCCCGCCGGGCAACCCGGGCCTGGGGCCGGCGAGGGGGGCTCGGTGGTGGTGATCCTGGCCACCGACGCCCCCTTGAGCTCGCGCCAGCTGGGCCGCATCGCCCGGCGGGCCGCCGCGGGCCTGGCCCGGACGGGCACCGTCTACTGGCACGGCAGCGGCGATTTCGTGCTGGCATTCAGTACGGCCCGCGGCTACCCGCCCTACCTGCCCGACGAGGGCGCTTACCTCAACCCCTTCTTTGAGGCCGCCGCCGCCGTCACGGAGGAGGCGGTGATCCGGGCCCTGGTGGCGGCCCGGCCGGTCACGGGACGCGACGGCCACCGGGTACCGGCCCTGCCCGTCGACCAGGTGCGCCGCCTTCTGGAAGAACGCGGCATCGCCTGGGACTACGGCCCCGAGCCGGAGGGTGCCTAG